Proteins encoded by one window of Haliotis asinina isolate JCU_RB_2024 chromosome 6, JCU_Hal_asi_v2, whole genome shotgun sequence:
- the LOC137286331 gene encoding NADP-dependent malic enzyme-like — MADTPTASPCNNIQRGRPHVRGIDIMRDPNLNKGLAFNLRERQLLGLHGLLPPALLDQDSQVFQVMQNFYRWNDDLDRYIYVMALQDRNEKLFYKVVTQYVELMMPVIYTPTVGLACQKYGMIFRKPRGLFITIHDRGHVSDILYNWPVEDVKAIVVTDGERILGLGDLGAYGMGIPVGKLSLYTALAGVKPNQCLPIMLDVGTDNQNLLSDPLYIGLKQKRERGPAYDELVDEFMEAVVERYGKNCLIQFEDFGNVNAFRLLEKYRGAYCSFNDDIQGTAAVAVAGILASVKVTATPLVDHKFVFQGAGEASIGIAKLLVKALEKKGLSHDEAVSRIWMVDSKGLIIKNRPKGGVTGHKVHFAQVADPIDTLEQVILTVKPTCIIGAAAVPGAFTEQIIKAMADFNDRPIIFALSNPTSKAECTAEQAYTFTNGRAVFASGSPFRAVTVGGQTFQPGQGNNAYIFPGVGLAAIVCDIRNITEELFLHAAEHLCELVTKEHLSEGRVYPPLSTIREVSTSIAVAVSEFAYKAGLALLQPEPKDKWAAITQSQYCTDYADFEPPVWDWPAAQS, encoded by the exons ATGGCGGACACACCGACAGCCTCACCATGCAATAACATTCAACGCGGAAGGCCCCATGTCCGCGGGATAGATATCATGAGAGACCCAAACCTAAACAAG GGGTTGGCGTTTAACCTTCGGGAGCGCCAGTTACTAGGTCTTCATGGATTGTTACCTCCGGCCCTGCTGGACCAGGACTCCCAGGTGTTCCAGGTAATGCAGAACTTTTACAGGTGGAATGACGACCTAGACAGGTACATCTACGTCATGGCGCTCCAGGACAGGAACGAGAAGCTTTTCTACAAGGTTGTCACTCAGTATGTCGAACTAATGATGCCTGTCATCTACACACCAACTGTCGGCCTCGCCTGTCAGAAATACGGAATGATTTTCAGGAAACCGAG GGGTTTGTTCATCACCATCCATGACCGCGGGCACGTCAGCGACATACTGTACAACTGGCCTGTGGAGGACGTGAAG GCAATCGTTGTCACTGACGGAGAACGAATTTTAGGCCTTGGTGACTTGGGGGCGTATGGAATGGGCATACCCGTGGGTAAACTGTCTCTGTACACCGCGCTTGCAGGGGTCAAACCTAACCAGTGCCTCCCCATTATGCTGGACGTGGGGACCGACAACCAG AATCTGCTATCGGATCCTCTCTACATCGGTCTAAAACAGAAGCGAGAACGAGGCCCTGCGTACGATGAACTGGTGGATGAGTTCATGGAAGCAGTTGTAGAAAG GTACGGCAAGAACTGCCTCATTCAGTTCGAAGATTTTGGCAATGTCAACGCTTTTCGACTCCTTGAAAAGTATAGAGGGGCCTACTGTTCTTTCAACGACGACATTCAAG GAACGGCAGCCGTGGCGGTCGCGGGCATCCTGGCGAGTGTCAAGGTCACAGCAACACCACTAGTTGACCACAAGTTCGTCTTCCAAGGAGCAGGGGAG GCATCGATAGGTATCGCCAAGCTGTTGGTAAAGGCGCTGGAAAAGAAGGGTCTGTCTCATGATGAAGCTGTGTCGAGGATCTGGATGGTCGACTCCAAGGGACTTATCATAAAG AACCGCCCTAAGGGAGGTGTAACAGGTCACAAGGTCCACTTCGCTCAAGTGGCAGACCCTATCGACACTCTGGAGCAGGTGATTCTCACTGTCAAACCAACATGTATTATAG GCGCAGCAGCGGTTCCAGGAGCCTTCACAGAGCAGATCATCAAAGCTATGGCGGACTTCAACGATCGCCCCATCATATTCGCTCTGAGTAACCCAACAAGCAAAGCTGAGTGCACGGCAGAACAAGCGTACACATTTACTAAT GGCCGGGCAGTGTTTGCGAGTGGGAGTCCATTCAGGGCAGTGACTGTTGGCGGCCAGACCTTCCAGCCAGGGCAGGGTAACAACGCCTACATCTTTCCCGGGGTGGGGCTTGCAGCTATCGTGTGTGACATAAGGAACATCACCGAGGAACTCTTCCTGCACGCAGCCGAG CACCTGTGTGAGCTGGTCACCAAGGAGCACCTATCCGAAGGCCGCGTGTACCCCCCTCTCTCCACCATCAGGGAGGTATCCACCAGCATCGCTGTTGCCGTCAGTGAGTTTGCTTACAAGGCTGGTCTCGCCTTACTCCAGCCAGAGCCCAAGGACAAATGGGCAGCCATCACACAGAGTCAGTACTGCACAGACTATGCCGACTTCGAGCCCCCAGTATGGGACTGGCCAGCAGCCCAGTCCTAG